One Scomber japonicus isolate fScoJap1 chromosome 1, fScoJap1.pri, whole genome shotgun sequence DNA window includes the following coding sequences:
- the crybgx gene encoding crystallin beta gamma X, protein MNIFTKVPGLAQQTSKLGSVLQRAFYGSSGRVTLFEQRNFAGRRLDLSSDCSRLSEKNFPERCNSVQVESGAWIGFEHENFRGRQYLWDMSDRGEYNCYDKWCAQIDHVSSVRAVKQDNNPAKAQLYERAGYSGKKMEIQDDIPNLMSRYSLNRVASIRVLGGAWAVYQEPNYRGPHYILEKRDYNNFSDWGSQNSTVGSMRRVRFN, encoded by the exons ATGAACATCTTTACTAAGGTCCCAGGATTAGCCCAACAAACCAG CAAGCTGGGGTCTGTGCTCCAACGTGCCTTCTACGGGTCCAGTGGGAGG GTGACCCTTTTCGAGCAGAGGAACTTCGCTGGCAGGCGGCTGGACCTGAGTTCTGACTGCTCCAGGCTCAGTGAAAAGAACTTCCCAGAAAGATGCAACTCTGTGCAGGTGGAGAGCGGAGC atGGATCGGTTTTGAGCATGAGAACTTCCGGGGCCGTCAGTACCTGTGGGACATGTCCGACCGCGGAGAGTACAACTGCTACGATAAGTGGTGTGCTCAGATCGACCATGTCTCCTCCGTCCGTGCCGTCAAACAg gATAATAACCCTGCCAAAGCTCAGCTGTATGAGCGTGCCGGTTACTCTGGTAAGAAGATGGAGATCCAGGACGACATTCCCAACCTGATGAGCCGTTACAGCCTCAACAGAGTCGCCTCCATCCGCGTGCTCGGAGGAGC CTGGGCAGTTTATCAGGAGCCAAACTACAGAGGACCTCACTACATCCTGGAGAAGCGTGACTACAACAACTTCTCTGACTGGGGCAGCCAGAACAGCACCGTCGGCTCCATGCGTAGAGTCCGCTTCAACTAG
- the cars1 gene encoding cysteine--tRNA ligase, cytoplasmic isoform X1, whose product MSTSAETVKGKRVQPPWSPPAGTNVPQLKLYNSLTRSKEVFVPQNGNKVTWYCCGPTVYDASHMGHARSYISFDILRRILRDYFKYDVLYCMNITDIDDKIIKRARQNYLLDQYKEKQPQAAQILQDVLSARGPFQTSLASTTDPDKKQMLERLDAAVTAALQPLQAAMDGKAADDVVQPLAQTLLTNSKDLLSDWLDKQFGSQVTENSIFSILPKYWEGEYHKDMEALNVLPPEVLTRVSEYVPEIVDFVKKVISNGYGYESNGSVYFDTSKFDSSPQHSYAKLVPEAVGDQKALQEGEGDLSISADRLNEKKSQNDFALWKASKPGEPSWDSPWGKGRPGWHIECSAMAGSILGESMDIHGGGFDLRFPHHDNELAQSEAFFENDFWVRYFLHTGHLTIAGCKMSKSLKNFITIKDALAKNTARQLRLAFLMHSWKDTLDYSSNTMESAVQYEKFMNEFFLNVKDILRSPTDITGQFEKWEAAEMELNNGFYDRKSAVHEALCDNMDTRTVMEEMRTLVGQSNSYIASRKSAKLRPNRMLMESIAAYLTNMLKIFGAIEGSDPIGFPVGGQSQNIDLESTVMPFLSVLSDFREGVRRIAREKKVTELLQLCDVVRDETLPELGVRLEDHEGLPTVVKLVDKETLLKEKEEKKKMEEEKRMKKEEAARKKQEQEMAKLAKMKMPASEMFRSETDKYSKFDETGFPTHDAEGKEISKGQTKKLRKLYETQEKLHNDYLQMNQNGN is encoded by the exons ATGTCGACCTCAGCAGAGACAG tGAAGGGAAAGCGAGTCCAGCCGCCTTGGTCTCCACCAGCAGGAACAAATGTTCCCCAACTAAAACTCTACAACAGCCTGACCAGATCtaag GAGGTTTTTGTCCCTCAGAATGGGAACAAAGTGACGTGGTACTGCTGCGGACCGACGGTGTACGATGCCTCACACATGGGACACGCCAG GTCGTACATCTCCTTCGATATTCTGCGGAGAATACTGAGGGATTACTTCAAGTATGACGTCCTGTACTGCATGAACATCACAGACATAGACGACAAA ATTATTAAGCGTGCACGGCAGAACTACCTGCTGGATCAGTACAAAGAGAAACAACCACAAGCTGCTCAGATCCTGCAGGATGTGCTGAGTGCCAGAGGG CCCTTCCAGACGTCGCTGGCTTCCACCACAGATCCCGATAAGAAGCAGATGTTGGAGCGTCTGGATGCTGCCGTCACCGCCGCTCTGCAGCCGCTGCAGGCCGCCATGGACGGCAAGGCAGCAGACGACGTGGTTCAACCTCTGGCCCAG ACGCTGTTGACGAACTCCAAAGATCTTCTGTCCGACTGGTTGGACAAACAGTTTGGGAGTCAAGTTACGGAGAACTCCATCTTCTCCATCCTGCCAAAGTATTGGGAGGGAGAATACCACAAAGACATGGAGGCTCTGAAC GTTCTTCCTCCTGAAGTCCTCACTCGAGTCAGTGAGTACGTACCTGAGATCGTAGACTTTGTGAAGAAAGTCATCTCCAACGGTTAcgg GTACGAATCAAACGGTTCGGTTTACTTCGACACCTCAAAGTTCGACTCCAGTCCGCAGCACTCGTACGCCAAGCTGGTGCCCGAGGCCGTCGGAGACCAGAAAGCTTTACAGGAAGGAGAAG gGGATCTGAGCATCTCTGCTGACAGACTGAATGAGAAAAAGTCCCAGAATGACTTCGCCTTGTGGAAAGCCTCCAAACCCGGAGAGCCTTCGTGGGATTCTCCGTGGGGGAAG GGGCGACCCGGCTGGCATATTGAGTGTTCAGCGATGGCCGGCTCTATTTTGGGAGAGTCCATGGACATCCACGGAGGAGGGTTTGATCTCCGGTTCCCTCATCACGACAACGAGCTGGCTCAGTCCGAG GCTTTCTTTGAGAACGACTTCTGGGTTCGTTACTTCCTGCATACGGGTCACCTGACCATCGCTGGATGCAAGATGTCCAAGAGTCTGAAGAACTTCATCACTATTAAAGACGCGCTGGCCAAGAACACCG CTCGTCAGCTCCGTCTGGCGTTCCTGATGCATTCCTGGAAAGACACTCTGGATTATTCCTCCAACACGATGGAGTCGGCCGTCCAGTACGAGAAGTTCATGAAC gagTTTTTCCTGAATGTGAAAGACATCCTTCGCTCTCCGACTGATATCACCGGTCAGTTTGAGAAGTGGGAAGCAGCAGAGATGGAGCTGAACAACGG TTTCTACGACAGGAAGTCAGCCGTCCACGAGGCTCTGTGTGACAACATGGACACTCGCACCGTCATGGAGGAGATGAGAACGCTGGTTGGTCAGAGCAACAGTTACATCGCCAGCAGGAAGAGCGCCAAGCTGAGACCTAACCGCATGCTGATGGAAAGCATCGCTGCATACCTCACCAACATGCTCAAG ATATTTGGAGCCATCGAAGGATCCGACCCGATCGGTTTCCCAGTCGGAGGACAAAGTCAGAACATCGAT CTGGAGAGCACAGTGATGCCGTTCCTCTCTGTGCTGTCTGACTTCAGAGAAGGAGTCCGCAGAATCgccagagagaagaaag TGAcggagctgctgcagctgtgtgacgTAGTCCGTGATGAAACGTTACCAGAGCTCGGTGTTAGACTGGAGGATCATGAAG GTCTTCCTACGGTGGTGAAACTGGTGGACAAGGAAACATTactgaaggagaaagaagagaagaagaaa atggaagaagagaagaggatgaagaaggaagaagctGCGAGGAAGAAACAAGAACAGGAG ATGGCTAAACTTGCTAAGATGAAGATGCCTGCAAGTGAAATGTTTCGCTCAGAAACCGACAAATATTCCAAATTTGATGAAACG ggtttCCCGACTCACGACGCCGAGGGCAAAGAGATCAGCAAAGGACAAACCAAGAAGCTGCGGAAGCTCTACGAGACTCAGGAGAAGCTTCACAACGATTATCTGCAGATGAACCAGAACGgaaactga
- the cars1 gene encoding cysteine--tRNA ligase, cytoplasmic isoform X2, with protein sequence MSTSAETAFEFGFLLQISEEVALAAALNDYLASRSYLAGFSPSQVDQKAFKLLRRPPDPQHVHALRWYRHIAALQPDLDTTDSSMKGKRVQPPWSPPAGTNVPQLKLYNSLTRSKEVFVPQNGNKVTWYCCGPTVYDASHMGHARSYISFDILRRILRDYFKYDVLYCMNITDIDDKIIKRARQNYLLDQYKEKQPQAAQILQDVLSARGPFQTSLASTTDPDKKQMLERLDAAVTAALQPLQAAMDGKAADDVVQPLAQTLLTNSKDLLSDWLDKQFGSQVTENSIFSILPKYWEGEYHKDMEALNVLPPEVLTRVSEYVPEIVDFVKKVISNGYGYESNGSVYFDTSKFDSSPQHSYAKLVPEAVGDQKALQEGEGDLSISADRLNEKKSQNDFALWKASKPGEPSWDSPWGKGRPGWHIECSAMAGSILGESMDIHGGGFDLRFPHHDNELAQSEAFFENDFWVRYFLHTGHLTIAGCKMSKSLKNFITIKDALAKNTARQLRLAFLMHSWKDTLDYSSNTMESAVQYEKFMNEFFLNVKDILRSPTDITGQFEKWEAAEMELNNGFYDRKSAVHEALCDNMDTRTVMEEMRTLVGQSNSYIASRKSAKLRPNRMLMESIAAYLTNMLKIFGAIEGSDPIGFPVGGQSQNIDLESTVMPFLSVLSDFREGVRRIAREKKVTELLQLCDVVRDETLPELGVRLEDHEGLPTVVKLVDKETLLKEKEEKKKMEEEKRMKKEEAARKKQEQEMAKLAKMKMPASEMFRSETDKYSKFDETGFPTHDAEGKEISKGQTKKLRKLYETQEKLHNDYLQMNQNGN encoded by the exons ATGTCGACCTCAGCAGAGACAG CCTTTGAGTTTGGCTTCTTGCTACAGATAAGTGAGGAAGTCGCGTTGGCAGCGGCCCTGAACGACTACCTAGCCTCACGCAGCTACCTGGCTGGCTTCAGCCCCTCTCAGGTCGACCAGAAAGCCTTTAAGCTCCTCCGCAGGCCCCCAGACCCGCAACATGTCCACGCTCTGCGCTGGTACAGACACATAGCCGCCCTGCAGCCGGACCTCGAcaccacagacagcagca tGAAGGGAAAGCGAGTCCAGCCGCCTTGGTCTCCACCAGCAGGAACAAATGTTCCCCAACTAAAACTCTACAACAGCCTGACCAGATCtaag GAGGTTTTTGTCCCTCAGAATGGGAACAAAGTGACGTGGTACTGCTGCGGACCGACGGTGTACGATGCCTCACACATGGGACACGCCAG GTCGTACATCTCCTTCGATATTCTGCGGAGAATACTGAGGGATTACTTCAAGTATGACGTCCTGTACTGCATGAACATCACAGACATAGACGACAAA ATTATTAAGCGTGCACGGCAGAACTACCTGCTGGATCAGTACAAAGAGAAACAACCACAAGCTGCTCAGATCCTGCAGGATGTGCTGAGTGCCAGAGGG CCCTTCCAGACGTCGCTGGCTTCCACCACAGATCCCGATAAGAAGCAGATGTTGGAGCGTCTGGATGCTGCCGTCACCGCCGCTCTGCAGCCGCTGCAGGCCGCCATGGACGGCAAGGCAGCAGACGACGTGGTTCAACCTCTGGCCCAG ACGCTGTTGACGAACTCCAAAGATCTTCTGTCCGACTGGTTGGACAAACAGTTTGGGAGTCAAGTTACGGAGAACTCCATCTTCTCCATCCTGCCAAAGTATTGGGAGGGAGAATACCACAAAGACATGGAGGCTCTGAAC GTTCTTCCTCCTGAAGTCCTCACTCGAGTCAGTGAGTACGTACCTGAGATCGTAGACTTTGTGAAGAAAGTCATCTCCAACGGTTAcgg GTACGAATCAAACGGTTCGGTTTACTTCGACACCTCAAAGTTCGACTCCAGTCCGCAGCACTCGTACGCCAAGCTGGTGCCCGAGGCCGTCGGAGACCAGAAAGCTTTACAGGAAGGAGAAG gGGATCTGAGCATCTCTGCTGACAGACTGAATGAGAAAAAGTCCCAGAATGACTTCGCCTTGTGGAAAGCCTCCAAACCCGGAGAGCCTTCGTGGGATTCTCCGTGGGGGAAG GGGCGACCCGGCTGGCATATTGAGTGTTCAGCGATGGCCGGCTCTATTTTGGGAGAGTCCATGGACATCCACGGAGGAGGGTTTGATCTCCGGTTCCCTCATCACGACAACGAGCTGGCTCAGTCCGAG GCTTTCTTTGAGAACGACTTCTGGGTTCGTTACTTCCTGCATACGGGTCACCTGACCATCGCTGGATGCAAGATGTCCAAGAGTCTGAAGAACTTCATCACTATTAAAGACGCGCTGGCCAAGAACACCG CTCGTCAGCTCCGTCTGGCGTTCCTGATGCATTCCTGGAAAGACACTCTGGATTATTCCTCCAACACGATGGAGTCGGCCGTCCAGTACGAGAAGTTCATGAAC gagTTTTTCCTGAATGTGAAAGACATCCTTCGCTCTCCGACTGATATCACCGGTCAGTTTGAGAAGTGGGAAGCAGCAGAGATGGAGCTGAACAACGG TTTCTACGACAGGAAGTCAGCCGTCCACGAGGCTCTGTGTGACAACATGGACACTCGCACCGTCATGGAGGAGATGAGAACGCTGGTTGGTCAGAGCAACAGTTACATCGCCAGCAGGAAGAGCGCCAAGCTGAGACCTAACCGCATGCTGATGGAAAGCATCGCTGCATACCTCACCAACATGCTCAAG ATATTTGGAGCCATCGAAGGATCCGACCCGATCGGTTTCCCAGTCGGAGGACAAAGTCAGAACATCGAT CTGGAGAGCACAGTGATGCCGTTCCTCTCTGTGCTGTCTGACTTCAGAGAAGGAGTCCGCAGAATCgccagagagaagaaag TGAcggagctgctgcagctgtgtgacgTAGTCCGTGATGAAACGTTACCAGAGCTCGGTGTTAGACTGGAGGATCATGAAG GTCTTCCTACGGTGGTGAAACTGGTGGACAAGGAAACATTactgaaggagaaagaagagaagaagaaa atggaagaagagaagaggatgaagaaggaagaagctGCGAGGAAGAAACAAGAACAGGAG ATGGCTAAACTTGCTAAGATGAAGATGCCTGCAAGTGAAATGTTTCGCTCAGAAACCGACAAATATTCCAAATTTGATGAAACG ggtttCCCGACTCACGACGCCGAGGGCAAAGAGATCAGCAAAGGACAAACCAAGAAGCTGCGGAAGCTCTACGAGACTCAGGAGAAGCTTCACAACGATTATCTGCAGATGAACCAGAACGgaaactga